A part of Streptomyces sp. NBC_00557 genomic DNA contains:
- a CDS encoding WXG100 family type VII secretion target: MANNAEGLSVTYDGLDTAATNIGNQASQLEQDLHDLRGLVVNSLQYWEGQAQGTFHEKLQRWDKEANDIHQALAGIGHVVAQSGGTYMEGDKKAASYFQ, translated from the coding sequence ATGGCCAACAACGCTGAGGGGCTGTCAGTCACTTATGACGGGCTCGACACCGCGGCGACCAACATCGGTAACCAGGCGAGCCAGCTCGAGCAGGACCTGCACGACCTGCGCGGTCTGGTGGTGAACAGCCTGCAGTACTGGGAGGGCCAGGCCCAGGGCACCTTCCACGAGAAGCTGCAGCGCTGGGACAAGGAAGCCAACGACATCCACCAGGCGCTGGCCGGCATCGGTCACGTCGTCGCCCAGTCCGGCGGCACGTACATGGAAGGCGACAAGAAGGCGGCCAGCTACTTCCAGTAG
- a CDS encoding serine/threonine protein kinase — MRGAGPSTRGTRRIGPYTVVTRLDSGLPAQTPVPEHRFIARSADGDRTVLLSTPLATADPQRFMAEADASRYLLGSWVLPAVELAAPGEQPWHARPYVPALPLPIALALHGGPLPERTVRALGVALAENLAVVHGQNLTHAGLCPAAVLIAADGPRLTCFGAVRAAAPDGAVRQDVPGLDPGSLPPEQAAGGQPRPLGDVYALGATLAYAATGFTMPEREELPDALRSLVPRCLSRDPAHRPQLAEVIDELAGGPQPDAPAGFAPPSRADAFLVPGWLPARLVAAIVHQSASVLAAEVPLPAPVHTPWPPGGAPSTAPVPHPSH, encoded by the coding sequence ATGCGAGGAGCCGGGCCGAGTACGCGAGGTACCCGGCGGATCGGGCCGTACACGGTCGTCACGCGGCTCGACTCCGGGCTTCCCGCGCAGACCCCCGTCCCCGAGCACCGTTTCATCGCCCGCAGTGCCGACGGCGACCGGACCGTACTGCTGAGCACCCCCCTGGCCACGGCCGACCCGCAGCGGTTCATGGCCGAGGCCGACGCCTCCCGCTATCTCCTCGGCTCCTGGGTCCTCCCGGCCGTCGAACTCGCGGCCCCCGGCGAGCAGCCGTGGCACGCCCGTCCCTACGTGCCCGCGCTTCCGCTGCCCATCGCCCTCGCCCTGCACGGCGGCCCGCTGCCCGAGCGGACGGTTCGGGCGCTCGGGGTCGCGCTGGCCGAGAACCTCGCCGTCGTGCACGGGCAGAACCTGACCCACGCCGGGCTGTGCCCGGCCGCCGTACTGATCGCCGCCGACGGACCCCGGCTGACCTGTTTCGGGGCGGTGCGGGCCGCGGCGCCGGACGGTGCCGTACGACAGGACGTGCCCGGGCTCGACCCCGGCAGCCTGCCGCCCGAGCAGGCCGCGGGCGGACAGCCACGGCCGCTGGGCGACGTGTACGCGCTCGGTGCCACGCTGGCGTACGCCGCCACGGGATTCACGATGCCGGAGCGTGAGGAACTGCCGGACGCCCTGCGCTCGCTGGTCCCGCGCTGCCTGTCCCGCGACCCGGCCCACCGACCCCAACTCGCGGAGGTCATCGACGAGTTGGCGGGCGGACCCCAGCCCGACGCCCCCGCGGGCTTCGCTCCGCCCTCGCGCGCCGACGCCTTCCTGGTCCCCGGCTGGCTGCCCGCCCGGCTCGTCGCCGCCATCGTCCATCAGTCGGCGTCCGTGCTGGCCGCGGAAGTCCCGTTGCCGGCGCCGGTGCACACACCCTGGCCGCCCGGCGGGGCGCCGTCCACGGCCCCCGTACCCCACCCCAGCCACTGA
- a CDS encoding protein kinase domain-containing protein encodes MPTPLTHDDPVALGPFRLIARLGSGGMGTVYVARSAGGRTVALKTMHAAIATDPAARTRFRLEVDAARVIGEQFGARVMDADPLAETPWLATEYVLGPPLDEAVEAGGPLPEQSVRALGAALCSALGQLHRSDVVHRDLKPSNILLTAYGPKVIDFGIARAIGDDRLTRAGVAVGTPAFMSPEQATGQDHDAAGDVFALAGVLVYAATGRGPFGHGQAADLLYRVRYAEADLSGVPAALAPVLAQCLAKDPAARPTTAQLAAQLHDGSGEFADHLPPELLADIGRRAADVWRLTPQRLPAPTAGPETAGGTTTVGRRPSRRGFLALGGALAVGAAGAGAWWWQQRPAARGDAGTTDKDGGAQTRNLAPLWSYQFETMMLTDVFGMVVPQGTDGMIVVPMGGYTHGVNPRTGVSKWRVYSEESGWQMAVAGGRLYGLTLGGETDDGIGSAVTLRTVDPNNGKTARTLVRFPGTNNELWTHQLLCVTDRVAYVAVGDGKEDGTGYLMARQTFTIRAADLRTGKQLWSKALPARPDNSKRLHFLTARVVGDRLVTLQEVKEWTVHVVVRDASTGAVVWDRPYDIDDPDILRGVIAADGDHVYLGGSRLRALRLSDGSVAWQSPAGRAYSPPALRAGVVYAVGAGAGLTAFDADSGKLLWTEKGGVVDGASTAWQPMLGTDYAYYKNAALLHAVSLTKHTTALTYQTSSTQFHVDPDAKLLLGVNSSNLTAYPLK; translated from the coding sequence ATGCCGACTCCTCTCACTCACGACGACCCCGTTGCCCTCGGCCCTTTCCGGCTCATCGCCCGGCTCGGCAGCGGCGGCATGGGCACCGTGTACGTTGCGCGCTCCGCAGGCGGTCGTACCGTCGCCCTGAAGACCATGCACGCCGCCATCGCCACCGATCCGGCGGCCCGCACCCGTTTCCGGCTGGAGGTGGACGCGGCGCGGGTCATCGGCGAGCAGTTCGGGGCACGGGTGATGGACGCGGATCCGCTCGCCGAGACACCCTGGCTGGCCACGGAGTACGTGCTCGGCCCCCCGCTCGACGAGGCCGTCGAGGCCGGCGGCCCGCTGCCCGAACAGTCCGTACGCGCCCTCGGCGCGGCCCTGTGCTCCGCGCTCGGGCAGCTGCACCGGTCGGACGTCGTACACCGCGACCTCAAGCCGTCCAACATCCTCCTGACCGCCTACGGCCCGAAGGTCATCGACTTCGGCATCGCCCGCGCCATCGGCGACGACCGGCTGACCCGGGCCGGCGTCGCCGTCGGCACCCCCGCCTTCATGTCGCCCGAACAGGCCACCGGCCAGGACCACGACGCGGCCGGCGATGTCTTCGCGCTCGCCGGAGTGCTGGTGTACGCGGCAACCGGGCGAGGCCCCTTCGGACACGGCCAGGCGGCGGATCTTCTGTACCGGGTGCGGTACGCCGAGGCGGACCTGAGCGGCGTACCGGCCGCGCTCGCACCGGTACTGGCCCAGTGCCTGGCCAAGGACCCGGCGGCCCGGCCGACCACGGCCCAACTCGCCGCTCAACTCCACGACGGCAGCGGTGAGTTCGCCGACCACCTGCCCCCCGAGCTGCTCGCGGACATCGGGCGCCGGGCCGCCGACGTCTGGCGGCTGACACCACAGCGGCTGCCGGCGCCGACAGCCGGTCCGGAGACCGCAGGGGGCACCACGACGGTCGGCCGTCGTCCCTCGCGCCGCGGGTTCCTCGCGCTCGGAGGGGCGCTCGCCGTCGGCGCCGCGGGCGCAGGCGCGTGGTGGTGGCAGCAGCGCCCCGCAGCGCGAGGCGACGCAGGTACGACCGACAAGGACGGCGGCGCCCAGACACGGAACCTCGCTCCGCTCTGGTCCTACCAGTTCGAGACCATGATGCTCACGGACGTCTTCGGCATGGTCGTCCCCCAGGGGACCGACGGGATGATCGTGGTTCCGATGGGCGGATACACCCATGGTGTGAATCCCCGGACAGGCGTGAGCAAGTGGCGGGTGTACAGCGAGGAGAGCGGCTGGCAGATGGCCGTGGCAGGCGGGCGCCTCTACGGGCTCACGCTGGGGGGCGAAACCGACGACGGGATCGGGTCGGCCGTCACCCTCCGGACCGTCGACCCGAACAACGGCAAGACAGCCAGGACACTGGTCCGCTTCCCGGGTACCAACAACGAGCTCTGGACACATCAGCTCCTCTGCGTCACCGACCGCGTCGCGTACGTCGCCGTCGGCGACGGCAAGGAGGACGGAACCGGCTACCTGATGGCCCGGCAGACCTTCACCATCCGCGCCGCCGACCTCAGAACCGGCAAACAGCTGTGGTCGAAAGCCCTGCCCGCACGGCCGGACAACAGCAAGAGGCTGCACTTCCTCACCGCCCGGGTCGTCGGCGACCGCCTGGTGACACTCCAGGAGGTGAAGGAGTGGACCGTACACGTCGTCGTACGCGACGCCTCGACCGGAGCCGTCGTCTGGGACAGGCCGTATGACATCGACGATCCCGACATCCTCCGCGGCGTGATCGCTGCGGACGGCGATCACGTGTATCTCGGTGGCAGCCGGCTGCGGGCTCTGCGGCTGAGTGACGGATCCGTGGCCTGGCAGAGCCCGGCCGGCCGTGCCTACAGTCCACCGGCGCTCAGGGCTGGCGTGGTGTACGCGGTGGGTGCGGGGGCCGGGCTGACGGCGTTCGACGCGGACAGCGGAAAACTGCTCTGGACCGAGAAGGGCGGCGTGGTCGACGGGGCGTCCACCGCATGGCAACCCATGCTCGGCACCGACTACGCGTACTACAAGAACGCGGCCCTGCTGCACGCGGTCAGCCTGACGAAACACACCACCGCGCTGACGTACCAGACGAGCAGCACGCAGTTCCACGTGGACCCGGACGCGAAGTTGCTCCTCGGTGTGAACAGCAGCAACCTGACCGCCTATCCGCTCAAGTGA
- a CDS encoding S8 family serine peptidase gives MRVVTAVVGALAATTVGLAPGASADDVQSKQWYLGPMQAEKMWKVSTGEGVKVAVIDTGVNANTPSLKGQVLTDEVPKSVAYRATDDYVGHGTTMAELIAGTGAGGGLKGLAPGAKIIPFRVKFDGMKRSAQEKKKTPGATAAIRAAADTDAKIISMSFGSPGPDSDEQAAINYAASKGKLLIAAVGNDGRKSGDTIGYPAADPYVVGVAAVDKSLSVAKFSSAGNYVDLSAPGQGFPGWCDATFRSYCDNVNGTSSATAIASGAAALIWSAHPDWTVNQVTRALIDTAGRTWPKNKPSKYGGYGLIRPRLVLANPAYNPGPAHVDPLAKDNGGDLLAKSGSSTPASSSPAAASTPSQAPEKTSTGGTSAAGSSTHSSNDSNTTLWITLAAVAAILVIGGGAVALVRAGRAR, from the coding sequence GTGCGTGTTGTGACCGCGGTCGTCGGTGCCCTGGCTGCCACGACGGTGGGCTTGGCTCCGGGCGCCTCCGCTGATGATGTGCAGTCGAAGCAGTGGTATCTCGGTCCGATGCAGGCCGAAAAGATGTGGAAGGTCAGCACCGGTGAAGGCGTGAAAGTCGCCGTCATCGACACCGGGGTGAACGCGAACACTCCGTCACTCAAGGGGCAGGTCCTGACGGACGAAGTGCCGAAATCGGTCGCGTACCGGGCCACTGACGATTACGTCGGCCACGGTACGACCATGGCCGAGTTGATCGCGGGTACCGGAGCAGGTGGTGGGTTGAAAGGCCTGGCGCCCGGGGCGAAGATCATCCCGTTCCGCGTCAAGTTCGACGGCATGAAGCGCAGTGCGCAGGAGAAGAAGAAAACGCCTGGTGCCACCGCCGCGATCAGGGCGGCGGCCGACACGGATGCGAAGATCATCAGCATGTCGTTCGGTTCCCCAGGGCCCGACTCCGACGAACAGGCCGCCATCAATTACGCGGCGTCGAAGGGGAAGCTGCTGATCGCGGCAGTCGGAAACGACGGCCGGAAGTCAGGCGACACCATTGGTTATCCGGCCGCGGACCCATACGTAGTCGGTGTAGCCGCAGTGGACAAATCTCTCTCCGTTGCGAAGTTCTCTTCCGCCGGGAACTACGTCGACCTGTCGGCCCCAGGCCAGGGGTTCCCCGGCTGGTGCGACGCGACATTCCGCTCGTACTGCGACAACGTGAACGGCACCAGCTCGGCGACCGCGATCGCCTCGGGGGCTGCCGCTCTGATCTGGTCCGCCCATCCCGACTGGACGGTGAACCAGGTGACCCGTGCCCTGATCGACACGGCGGGCCGCACCTGGCCGAAGAACAAGCCGAGCAAGTACGGCGGTTACGGGCTCATTCGTCCCCGTCTGGTTCTCGCGAACCCGGCCTATAACCCCGGGCCGGCGCATGTCGACCCGCTCGCCAAGGACAACGGCGGCGACCTTCTGGCCAAGTCGGGCTCGTCCACCCCGGCTTCATCCTCCCCCGCTGCTGCATCCACCCCGTCACAAGCCCCGGAAAAGACTTCAACCGGCGGAACCTCAGCGGCAGGATCAAGCACGCACTCGTCGAACGACAGCAACACCACCCTCTGGATCACACTCGCCGCCGTCGCCGCAATCCTCGTGATCGGCGGCGGAGCTGTGGCCCTTGTGCGGGCGGGACGAGCGAGGTGA
- a CDS encoding DUF6571 family protein, protein MDLDALRFANFKQLDDAVEDWGHIVRNLKDLAEDADKGLHQAANKANWAGVNQQVTKEFIGKTAGEFQDAHTQAQTIHNILSDTAGELKGYQKQLTAAIERGLKKNLTVMDTGKGTFTVTMNVHPDRAASGYTPPEHDEHDVTALRDEVQKILRDATESDNSAKTVLMALVDQTDYGFSDASYKDRDSAAGAVKDADELARLAKKDPEDLTPAEFDKLNAGLKEHAGDPLFAERFATDLGPEKTLEFWAGINDPHKAAQLGQARVDQYDDLQRNLGLTLATASQSDSAAMTEWKGRMIALGDQPVGGQTGPMGFQVMSNLMRAGDYDDQFLKSYGTALMATERKLTGNGEHPNMAWQHMGMDPWLNRMGDDSGDDPLTGYLKALSASPDAATDFLNEEYLPKGGDHKEAVSNFTYLFEDREWPKETDLKGDDIHPGQNNLAMAIEAATTGHPAGELPTADTPAHNDQQAKLMASVVASISDDPDRLTKNGYMSDSIGQMASEYLPDINRATTDVKPDPGSEQWQQIEKLFPVAGASAEMNHADVSRFLIAVGQNPEGYSAVEVGQKAYMANLMDYHLNPDLPADQRYGQSMENTITEISRRSAEVGGCLAIGRQEAVLGPAKEADEDYNHAVSQWQNVANGVIGTGIGVGTSFIASPAAGAAVGGVAGTVSGVVLGELFNGVEGSHLEDKGLDSARLWEDSRDRNIALAQKAATEAAKAHHSPYADRVGEWARYGTEDGFNDASTDGRRMADDLQTEIS, encoded by the coding sequence ATGGATCTCGACGCTCTGCGCTTCGCCAACTTCAAGCAGCTCGACGACGCCGTCGAGGACTGGGGACACATCGTCCGGAACCTGAAAGACCTGGCCGAGGACGCGGACAAGGGCCTGCACCAGGCCGCCAACAAGGCCAACTGGGCCGGCGTGAACCAGCAGGTGACCAAGGAGTTCATCGGCAAGACGGCCGGGGAGTTCCAGGACGCCCACACTCAGGCCCAGACCATCCACAACATCCTGAGCGACACCGCCGGGGAGCTGAAGGGTTACCAGAAGCAGCTCACCGCGGCGATCGAGCGCGGACTGAAGAAGAACCTCACGGTGATGGACACCGGCAAAGGCACCTTCACCGTGACCATGAACGTCCATCCTGACCGGGCCGCGTCCGGCTACACCCCACCGGAACACGACGAGCACGACGTCACCGCTCTGCGGGACGAGGTGCAGAAGATCCTCCGCGACGCCACCGAGAGCGACAACTCGGCGAAAACCGTCCTCATGGCCCTCGTCGACCAGACCGACTACGGCTTCTCGGACGCGTCCTACAAGGACCGCGACTCCGCCGCCGGTGCCGTCAAGGACGCGGACGAACTGGCGCGTCTCGCCAAGAAGGACCCGGAGGACCTGACACCCGCCGAGTTCGACAAGCTCAACGCCGGTCTGAAGGAGCACGCCGGCGATCCGCTGTTCGCGGAACGCTTCGCCACCGATCTCGGGCCGGAGAAGACGCTCGAGTTCTGGGCCGGGATCAACGATCCCCACAAGGCGGCGCAGCTGGGGCAGGCCCGGGTCGACCAGTACGACGACCTGCAGCGCAATCTCGGTCTGACGCTCGCCACCGCCTCACAGAGCGACTCCGCCGCCATGACCGAGTGGAAGGGCAGGATGATCGCCCTCGGCGACCAGCCGGTCGGCGGCCAGACGGGGCCCATGGGCTTCCAGGTCATGAGCAACCTCATGCGGGCGGGCGACTACGACGACCAGTTCCTCAAGAGCTACGGCACCGCGCTCATGGCCACCGAACGCAAGCTCACCGGCAACGGGGAGCACCCCAATATGGCCTGGCAGCACATGGGCATGGACCCGTGGCTCAACCGGATGGGCGACGACAGCGGCGACGACCCGCTGACGGGCTATCTCAAGGCACTGTCCGCCAGTCCGGACGCGGCCACGGACTTCCTCAACGAGGAGTATCTGCCCAAGGGAGGGGACCACAAGGAGGCCGTCTCCAACTTCACGTACCTCTTCGAGGACCGTGAGTGGCCCAAGGAGACCGACCTCAAGGGCGACGACATCCACCCCGGGCAGAACAACCTGGCCATGGCGATCGAAGCGGCCACGACCGGTCACCCGGCGGGCGAGCTGCCCACGGCGGACACCCCGGCACACAACGATCAGCAGGCCAAGCTCATGGCGAGCGTGGTCGCGTCCATCAGCGACGACCCCGACCGGCTGACCAAGAACGGCTACATGTCCGACAGCATCGGGCAGATGGCGTCGGAGTACCTGCCGGACATCAACCGGGCCACCACCGACGTGAAGCCCGATCCGGGCTCCGAGCAGTGGCAGCAGATCGAGAAGCTCTTCCCCGTCGCCGGTGCGTCGGCCGAGATGAACCACGCCGACGTGTCCCGCTTCCTGATCGCCGTCGGGCAGAACCCGGAGGGCTACTCGGCTGTGGAGGTCGGACAGAAGGCCTACATGGCGAACCTGATGGATTACCACCTGAATCCGGATCTGCCGGCGGACCAGCGGTACGGGCAGAGCATGGAGAACACCATCACCGAGATATCCCGGCGTTCGGCAGAGGTCGGAGGCTGTCTGGCCATCGGCCGTCAGGAGGCCGTGCTGGGTCCCGCCAAGGAAGCGGACGAGGACTACAACCACGCCGTCTCGCAGTGGCAGAACGTGGCGAACGGCGTCATCGGCACCGGCATCGGAGTAGGCACCAGCTTCATCGCGTCCCCCGCCGCCGGTGCCGCCGTCGGTGGCGTCGCCGGCACCGTCAGCGGTGTCGTCCTCGGTGAACTGTTCAACGGCGTCGAGGGCAGCCATCTGGAGGACAAGGGCCTCGACTCCGCCCGGCTCTGGGAGGACAGCCGCGATCGCAACATCGCCCTGGCGCAGAAGGCCGCAACCGAGGCGGCCAAAGCACACCACTCCCCCTATGCGGACCGGGTCGGCGAGTGGGCACGCTACGGCACCGAGGACGGCTTCAACGACGCTTCCACGGACGGGCGGCGGATGGCCGACGACCTTCAGACGGAAATCTCCTAG
- a CDS encoding serine/threonine-protein kinase: MKPLGSGDPLRLGPYRVLGVLGEGGMGKVYVGQDNAGSLAAVKVLRPDLTHDTNLAQRFVREAQAAQAVRSSGIANVLGAWTEGGRPWIATEYLAGLTLDQAVDTYGPLDEPALRALASALARTLADIHAAGFIHRDLKPPNIVLTSSGPRIIDFGIARPEHGLTLTTTGQVPVSPGYGAPEQVLGRRVAPSADVFSLGAVLAYAASGRRAYDGSHIAAVQYEVVHGEPRLEGIAPQLKALILPCLAKDPAARPVPAQIVQVMAAPKGADRVWRRGPVADAIKEREAAARRLTTPVTIETGPSVTRRRLLTGLAAGGVVLAGGGTAAWWAGSTKLKSDPFDIPPAVRMPVQKLDAKGVKDPFTNHVQLTDLWEVNNEADAYSRPLLPVGDVIVFGVATGGVAAFDITNGKRRWTAPHLRTKSGYLSLSDRLVIGVDGKGVLRTFVPSTGEPKWTCPAAEAATLLAADDDAVYFVTKDHRLRSVNRSDAKVRWTAPVAADFRGKLLNPAVISQGMLVMSTSDGTVLVVRTSDGRKVWARLDHQEVTVRPAVYGGTVYINGSSLEARRIGDGEKIWSTKLGSWETDWNTWGAPAAYEDAVYASAGDGIRYVSKKDGKVLWNAFDCADPESPVVRQGHAVWALESDNRPNDPALLVRSVRVSDGQDARSYELPQTVYIRMAAAGNRVFVLHDSSVIAFAAF; the protein is encoded by the coding sequence ATGAAACCCCTCGGTAGCGGCGACCCGCTCCGCCTCGGTCCCTATCGCGTCCTCGGGGTCCTCGGCGAAGGCGGCATGGGCAAGGTCTACGTCGGCCAGGACAACGCCGGCAGCCTCGCTGCCGTCAAGGTGCTCCGACCGGATCTCACCCACGACACCAACCTCGCCCAGCGGTTCGTGCGCGAGGCGCAGGCCGCACAGGCGGTGCGGAGCAGCGGCATCGCGAACGTGCTCGGCGCGTGGACCGAGGGGGGACGGCCCTGGATCGCCACCGAATATCTCGCGGGCCTGACCCTGGACCAGGCCGTCGACACCTATGGCCCGCTCGACGAGCCGGCGCTGCGTGCCCTGGCCAGTGCACTCGCGCGAACCCTCGCCGACATCCACGCGGCCGGGTTCATCCACCGGGACCTGAAACCGCCCAACATCGTGCTCACCTCGTCCGGACCGCGGATCATCGACTTCGGCATCGCTCGCCCCGAACACGGGTTGACCTTGACCACGACCGGGCAGGTGCCCGTCTCACCGGGGTACGGCGCCCCCGAGCAGGTGCTCGGCCGGCGGGTGGCTCCGTCGGCCGACGTGTTCTCCCTCGGCGCGGTGCTCGCGTACGCGGCAAGCGGCAGACGGGCGTACGACGGCTCGCATATCGCGGCCGTGCAGTACGAAGTGGTACACGGCGAGCCGCGGCTCGAAGGCATTGCCCCGCAGCTGAAGGCACTGATCCTGCCCTGTCTGGCCAAGGACCCCGCTGCCCGCCCTGTACCGGCCCAGATCGTCCAGGTCATGGCGGCGCCCAAGGGAGCCGACCGGGTGTGGCGGCGCGGACCGGTCGCCGACGCCATCAAGGAACGGGAGGCTGCGGCACGCCGGCTGACCACGCCCGTCACCATCGAGACGGGCCCGTCCGTCACCCGCAGGCGTCTGCTCACCGGCCTCGCCGCGGGAGGCGTGGTCCTGGCGGGCGGCGGTACGGCCGCGTGGTGGGCGGGCTCGACGAAGCTGAAGAGCGATCCCTTCGACATCCCCCCGGCTGTGCGCATGCCCGTGCAGAAGCTGGACGCCAAGGGCGTCAAGGACCCGTTCACCAACCACGTCCAGCTGACGGATCTGTGGGAGGTGAACAACGAAGCCGACGCCTACTCCCGACCGTTGCTGCCGGTAGGAGACGTCATCGTCTTCGGCGTCGCCACCGGTGGTGTCGCGGCTTTCGACATCACGAACGGCAAGCGCCGCTGGACCGCGCCTCACCTCAGAACGAAGAGCGGCTATCTGTCCCTCTCCGACCGGCTCGTCATCGGCGTCGACGGCAAGGGGGTGCTGCGTACCTTCGTGCCCTCCACTGGCGAACCCAAGTGGACGTGTCCGGCGGCCGAGGCGGCCACGCTCCTCGCGGCCGACGACGACGCGGTGTACTTCGTGACGAAGGACCACAGGCTGCGCAGCGTGAATCGCTCGGACGCCAAGGTCCGCTGGACGGCGCCGGTCGCCGCCGATTTCCGTGGCAAGTTGCTGAATCCGGCCGTGATCAGCCAGGGCATGCTCGTGATGTCGACCTCGGACGGCACCGTGCTCGTCGTGCGGACCAGCGACGGCCGCAAGGTGTGGGCCCGCCTCGACCACCAGGAAGTCACCGTCCGCCCGGCCGTCTACGGCGGCACCGTGTACATCAACGGCTCATCCCTGGAGGCCCGGCGGATCGGCGACGGAGAGAAGATCTGGAGCACCAAGCTGGGTAGCTGGGAGACCGACTGGAACACGTGGGGTGCCCCTGCGGCCTACGAGGACGCGGTCTATGCCAGCGCGGGTGACGGCATCCGGTACGTGTCGAAGAAGGACGGAAAGGTGTTGTGGAATGCCTTCGACTGCGCGGACCCCGAGAGTCCGGTGGTACGGCAGGGCCACGCGGTGTGGGCGCTCGAGTCCGACAACCGGCCGAACGATCCCGCCCTGCTGGTCCGTTCGGTGCGGGTGTCGGACGGACAGGATGCGCGAAGCTACGAGTTGCCCCAGACTGTGTACATCCGCATGGCCGCTGCCGGTAATCGTGTCTTCGTCCTGCACGACAGCTCGGTCATCGCCTTTGCGGCGTTCTGA
- a CDS encoding WXG100 family type VII secretion target gives MAGGKQKLQDDAVIRLQKQMLEKYENIQKRVHTLQGVIDGLEGQWQGIGRAAFDKKQLEINESLRNIGNILGDVIEAMTTTRNIKDSKEDEVRAAVNKIDVRDGASSIPPSALSSY, from the coding sequence ATGGCCGGCGGAAAGCAGAAGCTCCAAGACGATGCAGTAATCCGGCTGCAGAAGCAGATGCTCGAGAAGTACGAGAACATCCAGAAGCGCGTGCACACGCTTCAGGGCGTCATCGACGGCCTCGAGGGCCAGTGGCAGGGTATCGGCCGTGCCGCGTTCGACAAGAAGCAGCTCGAGATCAACGAGTCGCTGCGCAACATCGGCAACATCCTCGGCGACGTCATCGAGGCCATGACCACGACGCGCAACATCAAGGACAGCAAGGAAGACGAGGTCCGCGCGGCCGTCAACAAGATCGACGTCCGCGACGGCGCCTCCTCGATCCCGCCGTCCGCCCTCAGCTCCTACTGA